The DNA window GAATATGCGTGAGCAATCCTACCAAAtacagaaaaattttgttgaagtGCAAACTCTACTAAAGGAAAATGTAAAGGAAATTTATACCATAAGTGAAAAAGACAGACAAAGAATAGACGAAAATGGCGAAGTGTATTATGTTCCTGAAATTCCTGTACCTGAAATAAAAGACTTCCCCAAGAGCAAAGTTAtcgatttttgaaatcacATGTATTATGTAACTTTATAAATTATaacaattttcaagaatataaGTTagagaggaaaaaaaccataccaattttccaaatcaCATATATAACTTCCTAAATAACATACTAGTTAAAATAGTTGGAATTATTTTGTCTTTCTGGATCTCTCATTCTATGAATATTAACACCGGTGCTGTCGATATGGGCAATTTTGCCTATATCTTGGGGAGTAATGATAATGGTCTGAGTTCTCGCATTATCTTTTAGCGTTTTCACAATAAGGCCAGTACCAATCTTTCTATTAACCTGATCCATGAAAACGTCGAATTCATCTAATGCAGTAATTCTAGACCGCATTGGCGCCCATGTAGCTAGAAGGAGCGCCATCTGGGAAAAGGACTTCTCACCGCCAGACAGAGTGTCAACATCACGTTCTTCAGGATCATCTCTACTACAGGCTTTTATATCTAATAAGGCCTTCTGGAAATCAAACTTTAACATACCTTTAAAATTTCTGCGCTTCATTGAGCCAATAAAGCTGTGGTTTGCTTCGAGGCAGGTCACATACCTACGATTTTTGAAGACCTCTAAACGTTTCTCGAGCGAACTCTTTAACGTGTGTAGGGCTCTCTTTAAAAgatcatatttttcttgtccTTGTTTATACTTAGATCTTGTCTGATTGAAGAGATCAACAATTTTGTCTTGTGATAGGCCTAGATTTTGTTCACACTTACGGATTTGTCTGGTAATTTGCTCCAATTCAGTTCTGATAGCCACTTGGTCGTTTGGAAGATCCTCCTTATCTGCGTCTTCCCTTGAGCAGAACTTCGAAGCGTTTCTTACTTGACTTTCTATACCTTCCCCTAGTGATGATATATTTActtcaattcttttgatcGCTTCGGAATATGCATTAGCTTTTTCGTTATACTGCTTaatatcatctttaaaCCTTGCAATTCTGGATTCACGATTATTgacattttctttcagTTGCTGAAGTTCTTCGTTCGCCGTCTTGAGTGCAGTTCTGCTTTCATCatatttctctttcatGGACAAAGCCCTTCCAGTGATTTCTTCTAGATTGGTTTTGAGGAGAGCTATTGCAGCCTCATAACCAGCAATTGCCTGCTCTTGGTTTTTCCTCTCATCTTGTTTTGATGTTAAAACACCCGTATCCACAACCTTACCAATATTTATCCTTAACAGGGTAGTTCTACTgttattttgttttatcTGCTGTCTTAAGTTACTCAGTTCCCTATCAATATCACGTAACTGAGAACGTTTCTCAGAGATTTTAGTAtcatattgattttttacATTACGCAGTTCCTCCATTTCTTGATTCAAGGAATCTCTCATATAACTGCTTCCATCATCAGTGCCggttttcatttttattctaTCTTCATATACAATTGTATCTAACCTAAAACCACCAGTTAACTGGAAACCAGTCCTTTGATCTCTAAGTGATAGAGCCATGGTTACATTTTGAGGGCGGGCTCGTAAAAAATTCCTAGCTTCTTTATAGTCATCTATTAAGACAACCTTTTCGATCTTATTCATATCTACAAGTAAACATTCTAATTCTGGAGTAGCGAACTCGATTGCATCTACAATTGTGGGATATTGGCATCTAGCTCTGCCCGCTGAGAAGTTGAAGACATTTAATTTATATGAGATGACGGGGATATTTGCTCTCATATTGCAGGATCTCTCAATATCTCGCAAAAGtctttgatctttttgACTAACAACAACGAAAGAGCTTAGAGAAGATGATATAGCTTTTTGAATGGCCCGAGTCCATTTGGAGAAGTCTTTCTTTATTGTGATATAATTGCCCAATGGCCCAATGGGCGGCACCTCAAATTCCCTTTGTCTTTGTTTCAGAACTTTTAACAGATATTCCATTTTTGGATCAAAATTAGATAAAAAGTTATTGTTACTTTCTACAGTTCtctgaatttgaattttttgattttgaatgcTTCTTTCCAGTTGTTGCACATCTGCTTGTCGCTGTTGGACAACTTCTCTTTCCTCGTTTTGTACATCCTGTAAATTTATCGTCAATGCATTGACTTGGGTATTTAATTCTGTATTCTGCATTTCCAGGTCTGCTAGCTCTTCTCTTAGCTGATCTTTATCTCCACCCATTTCCCTACGAAAGTTCTCCTCGAGATGTGCAATAGTTTTATCCAGAGCttctatcttttttttgcaactttcaatatttttttgagcTTCAGCCTCATTggccttcttcttttcaaactCAGCTCTTACATTTCTCACGGCTTCTCTGGCCAGTTGATGTTCTTGTTCCCTGTTATTTACGTTTATAACGTTTTCTTCTATCAATGCCTGTGCAgattcattatcaattgtatatttttcaatacctttttctttctcatttACTTTATTTGTAAGTTTTTCTATTTTGGTTTGGCAAGTTTTCATAtcatttttcagtttttcaACAGctttataattttgatcAATATCCATCCACAGTGACCGCCCTTGTAGAAGCATTTTTCTTTCGTTTAAGGTACTAGTTTGATTGATTTcctttatcaattttttggcaTCTTCATATTCAGCCTTCAACTCcctcaatttttcaaggtGTAACTTCATACTTTCTTCTGAATTCTTATGGATAACCTTTGCATGattcaaatcatcatcaatattcTGTAATAACGTCCCTTTCATAAACTGCATATATTTATCATGTGGGGAACCTGCAGTTAAAAATGACCTTGCTGCATCttgagaaagaaaacaCATTGGATTACTAATTGGAATAGAAAAGTAGTCAAGAACGCTTTGTACGTCCTTCTTCCTACTACTTATTTCTTCCCCTTCTTTCGTCTTTAGACTGAATGATGGTGGTCCATCCCTTTTCAAGGTCCTTTCTATTATAATAGTATCGCCATATACATCTGATTTATAAGAGCCAATCCTACTGTTATCCAAATATAATGTGATTTTTGCAGAATAGCTACCTTCTCGTATGAGATCTTTCAAAGACACACCTCTATTTGTCTCGCTTGCCTTGACACCTAATCCAACAGCAATAGCTGTTAAAATGGCACTTTTTCCACTACCATTGTTACcaacaatgaaatttaGTCTGGGGCCTAGCTCCatttcaaagttttcaTGACACatgaaatttcttaaaataaCCTTTTTAAGAGACCCAGAAGGCGACTCTTCTTGGATGCTACCCTCTTCTACTAAATCTCTCTCATTCATAGTACTAGAGTACTGCGTCATATGAGCAAAATTGTGGCgtcttttcttttgcttttgTCGTTTATCTTTGTCCACCTCTTCTGCAGCTAAGTTCAGTAATTCATCTTCCACCTCTTTCAAAGGCCTTTTAAAGGGCATAGTGGTAGCTGACATATAGCTTTCCAATACAAGGTACTAATACAAGGCCTATTCCGTATAACTTCTAGCCAATAATGCTACCTAATCGAGGCCCTTGCAgtgtttatatattttgacTAATTCACGATGCTCTGTGAAATTTGCATCTAAAAAATACGCGCGTTTTACAAATAACGTGTAAAGCCATGTGTGGGTTTCTATAGAAGGTGGCCATAGCAACATTAATCCAGCTCGAGAAGGCACCCAAAAATTGTAAGATTTGGATAGCATTGGCTACATACTGACGGCAAGAAATAGATAGGTCActtcttttatttaattAGCATACTATATCAGCGACATAGAACACAGCTACGTTCACGAAATCTAATCTGAAAACTTCAAGTCGCATCTCCCATAGTATTTAGAGGTCATACGGATTCGAGGAATCTTGTAaacaatcaaaaatataaagcTTAGGTATTTTGAAGTACTGTAATGGCTTCCCCGAGTGCTGGGGTCTCAAGGAGTCGCATCAATGCACTTTCTAAGAGACTGATCAAGTTAGGAGAGAAATGGAAAACTACAACGCTCAATGGGCCTGCCCTTTCCattgataatatcaatttggTCCGTCACAGGCCCGAACGCATGTACATTCTCTCGATGTTTCCATACCCTTCTGGTAATTTACACATGGGACATTTAAGGGTTTATGTGATAAGTGATTCATTGAATAGATTTTACAGACAGAGAGGCCATAAGGTCATACATCCCATGGGATGGGATGCATTTGGGCTACCTGCTGAGAATGCTGCAATTGAAAGGGGCATACACCCTAATACATGGACTAGGACTAACATTAAGGCTATGAAAGAGCAAATGAATAATATGCTGGGAAATTTTGACTGGGATAGAGAAATTACTACTTGCGATCcagaatattataaatttacCCAATGGATTTTCTTAAAGCTGTTCGAAAATGGGCTAGCATATAGGAAAGAAGGTGAGATAAATTGGGATCCCGTAGATAAAACAGTGCTTGCGAACGAGCAAGTTGATATTAACGGGCGTTCTTGGAGGTCTGGTGCATTAGTACAGAAAAAGCTTCTTAATCAATGGTATTTGGgaattaccaaattttctaaagaattgagaaatgatttaaattatttgaagaaatggcCTAGTAAGGTAAAGGCAATGCAACGAAATTGGATTGGTCAGTCAGAAAGAGctaatattaaatttgatacgacagaagaatttttgcCATCGATATGGGTATCTACGACAAGAGCAGAAACGATTTTTTCTGTGCAATATGTCGTGCTGTCGTTGAAGCATCCAATTTCACAACATTTCACAAAATCTGAGAAGGCATTGCAAGAATTCATACGCAAATGTCCAACACTGCCTGAAGATACTAAGGAGGGATTCTTACTTCCCGGAATTAAAGCTATCAACCCTATAACGAAAGAAGCAGTTCCAATATTTGTTGCACCCTATGTTGTTGAGCCTTTCGATGCTGACAAAAAGGAGGTGGGAGCAGCTGTGATGGGTGTTCCAGCTCATGATAAGAGAGACTTTGCATTTTGGAACAAAAATATGCCTAATGAGCCAATTATTTCATGCGTACAACCTATTGAAATAATGGATGGCAGTGTGGAAGTGGGGTCGGAGATTTCGTTGCCATTTGAGTCTTCAGAAGGTATTTTAACAAGCGTCGCAGGGTCTTTTGCAGGAATGTATACTGAAAGAGCTAGAAATGAGATTACGGCGTTATTAAAATCTAAGAATCAAGGGAATTTTGAAGTCAAATATAGGTTAAGAGATTGGCTCATTAGTAGACAAAGGTACTGGGGTGCACCAATTCCAATTATTTACTGCGACAACTGTGGGGCCGTTCCAGTGCCTGAAAAGGATTTACCTGTGCTGCTTCCAGACGTGAAAGAATTATCTGGAAAGGGTGGAAACCCGTTATCTAAAATACCAGAATTTATAGATACTAAATGTCCCTCCTGTGGAGGTGACGCAAGAAGGGAAACAGACACCATGGATACATTTATTGATAGTTCTTGGTATTATTTTAGATATTTAGACCCTCATAACTCCACCTTGCCATTCAATTATGAAAAGGCTTCAGAGGGAATGCCAGTGGATATCTATATTGGTGGCGTTGAACATGCAGTCTTACATCTGTTATATTCTCGGTTCATTACTAAGTTTTTAAACTCCATCAATGCCGTCGACCTGTCTAAAACTAATGCAGAGCCCTTTCATTATTTAGTAACGCAAGGTATGGTACATGGAAAAACCTTTGTTGATCCTCAAACTGGAAGATTTCTGAAACCAGAAGAAGTCGAAGAGAAAGATTCTGGTGTGATTATGAAGACTACAGGGGCGGCACCTTTAATTTCGTATGAAAAAATGTCTAAATCTAAATATAATGGTGCAGATCCAAATGCTTGCATTGCGATGCACGGTCCTGACGCTACAAGAGCGCATATTCTATTCCAAAGCCCTATTGAAGATGTGTTGCGCTGGGATgaggaaaaaattgttggaGTTGAGCGCTGGCTACAGAGAGTCATAAAGCTATCGCAGGACTTTAGTGCCTTTGGTACATTCACCTCTGATTTTGCTACCCCAGAGGATATGAATGAGGAAGAGGTTAAGTTTCATAATGATATGCAGAAATATTTGGGATCTGTtacaaaatcttttgaGAAATATCTATCCTTGAATACTGTCATTTCTGATTATATGAAAATCACTAATCTAATAGAAAATGCCAAAAACAAGGAAAAAGTAAGTAAAGAATTGTTAATGCTAAATTTAAGAAAGTTTATTTCCATCTTATATCCCATTGTTCCATCTATAACGGAGGAAGCTGctgaaataataaaatctAGTCAAAGtggtttgaaaaattggaatcaCTACGAATGGCCACATATAGAGAAAGTTACGGAGTGGAAGTATAAGCACTACCAAGTGGTTATCAATGGGAGAGTGAAGTTCATATACACGGATGAAAAGGACCTTTTTAAAAAAGGCAGAGAATACGTTTATGAGAGGTTACTCTTGGATACGGAAGGTAAAAAATATCTGGCAAATAGGACTTATGacaaaatgatattgaaatataatgTCATTAgttttgttttcaaaaagaagaagatgccAAAACAAGACGAGAGGAAGATTTACTTTTAGGATATAATGAACACCTTGTATATAgtaaatatcaatataatTACGAGCtatctttatattttgataagcTCTTGAGATATGTAAATAGAAACAATGCAGTATTACCATAGGGAGCCATTTTTTTGAGTTGTTTCACCAGCTcagttttcaaatctgtGAACGTTTCAACATTTGGAATCCATACGTTTGAAGTACCATCAGCCCGTTCTGCAATCAATTCTGAAAACCTTTTGAATCCCTCCTCAGTAAGTAGCTCATGATATTGTATATTTGTGTGGTACCTTTCTTCTAAAGTTCGTTCGGCAACTAGTGTCACATACGAGAAAGCTGAAATACCCGTGATTGAATATATGGATTTTGGTTTCAAATTAGGTGTTTGAGAGAGTAGATTTTCAGAGAAAGCCTTTATGAAATCAGAAGgaatgttgaaaaattttcttgaactAATAATCTTGTTTCTCCAAAGATAGTTGGTGGTGTCCATgatatattgattttgtaaTTGAACGTATATATCCGTCGCAGGCCTATCGAGCAGCAAATTTTTAATGCCAATAAGATACTTACAACAGGCATCCATTAAAATTGGATCGTCGAAAGTAATCAACTTATTTACGgtataattcttcaaaattagtTTCTCCAAAAAGTTGGAATATGCGGTGGTATCTCTTTCATGCTTGTACGAAACAGATGAGAGAACgttcaataaaatcattagaCAAATGGAGACATTTCTATCGTCCTGCGAATGTTTTAAATTCGCTAGTAAGAGCTTACGTAGATCGTTCAATAGGTCCAACGAAAATTCTATAATATCAGTCCTATCAGCATACTGGGTTAtccaattttcaaacatCCTTATCATTGAATGGCAAACAGCAGGAAATGTCCTCGTATTCGAGCAAAAAGATTGATCTCCCTTTGCTGTTTTACTGAGGTGACATATCgctaaaattttcagtaacCTGTTTCTGAAATCTGGTAGATCGTTTGGTGGTATGACCAAAGGGAAAAGCCTTTCACATAAAGCAACGAATAGGTTTGTGTCAGCGAGGAAATTTTCTAAGGTGAGgaaatcattcaatattcTGGGAACAAATACGCTAAACACTTGACAGTTCTTAATAATGTTAtagaataaaatatttctttctgtTGATGTTGTCAGCTTCTTTTGGAAACAATTTCGGAGATTAATCAGGAGCCAGTTGTACATCTGAGACCAAAATtcctcaaaatttttatttccGCTGCTCAAGTTTTCCCTGTATAATGCCAAAGGATAGAATTGAATTATGTTATGTCTTGATAGAGGAAATAATGGTTCTACATTTTTAGGCAGCCTGATATCAGaccaattttgatataattGATGAAGCGTATAAATATTGTAAAGATTTGAGGTATCTTCAGGTACGTTAGATCTAAAGTTCAGCTTTCTTGGGTCGATGTCAGAATCTCGCAATTGTGCAATAAACAACTCTAGCTTGTCTTCtatgatatattttgaaaatctaTTTGGTGCTTCTTGTATTAGCACCTTTTCTAGTTTGCCTATGAATACCTTGTCAAATTGCAGATTTTGTAAAGACTTCAAATCTTCTGTTTTATAAGTTAGCTGAGATATTAAACGTGAAATTTTCTCCGATGTCCCCACAATGCTCATATaccttttcaaaatcagaGAAGCGTTTGCTGCGGCGTTGGTATAACCTGGTTTCTTTGCAGTTTTGACCAGTAGTTTTATCCTCCATTGTTTAATTTGTTTTGAACGCTCAGTATACCATATTATAAGATACGATATCCACGTTTGAATATAATCGAACTTCCAAAGGTGAATTAAAGTCGATAAGCACTCGTCATTGGCTGTTTTTGGTAAGAGAAGAAACACATGAACCAGCCATCTGCATAAGGAGATCTGAACATTTTTAGATGGCCGTATTTTGTGTGGCGAAAATATGGTAGGAGAACCCAAATGGGAAAGAATTTCCTCAATAATATCATAATTCATATAGTCATTTGGTATTAGGCAATTACCAATTATATCTAATTTAACATCTTCGGAAATAACAGTGGTTTGACAGACATAACGAATTAAGAGAAGTATTTGATTAGATGAAACACCATGTTTTGCCGTATGTGAGCGTATTTTTTGCAAGTATTGTTTCACTTGCCATTGATCTGTTGTCGCTTCAGAGTTGAGTAGCTTAGTTAGCGCTTCATTAAATGTTATGGGCATCGCTACCA is part of the Kazachstania africana CBS 2517 chromosome 1, complete genome genome and encodes:
- the NAM2 gene encoding leucine--tRNA ligase NAM2 (similar to Saccharomyces cerevisiae NAM2 (YLR382C); ancestral locus Anc_4.236) yields the protein MASPSAGVSRSRINALSKRLIKLGEKWKTTTLNGPALSIDNINLVRHRPERMYILSMFPYPSGNLHMGHLRVYVISDSLNRFYRQRGHKVIHPMGWDAFGLPAENAAIERGIHPNTWTRTNIKAMKEQMNNMLGNFDWDREITTCDPEYYKFTQWIFLKLFENGLAYRKEGEINWDPVDKTVLANEQVDINGRSWRSGALVQKKLLNQWYLGITKFSKELRNDLNYLKKWPSKVKAMQRNWIGQSERANIKFDTTEEFLPSIWVSTTRAETIFSVQYVVLSLKHPISQHFTKSEKALQEFIRKCPTLPEDTKEGFLLPGIKAINPITKEAVPIFVAPYVVEPFDADKKEVGAAVMGVPAHDKRDFAFWNKNMPNEPIISCVQPIEIMDGSVEVGSEISLPFESSEGILTSVAGSFAGMYTERARNEITALLKSKNQGNFEVKYRLRDWLISRQRYWGAPIPIIYCDNCGAVPVPEKDLPVLLPDVKELSGKGGNPLSKIPEFIDTKCPSCGGDARRETDTMDTFIDSSWYYFRYLDPHNSTLPFNYEKASEGMPVDIYIGGVEHAVLHLLYSRFITKFLNSINAVDLSKTNAEPFHYLVTQGMVHGKTFVDPQTGRFLKPEEVEEKDSGVIMKTTGAAPLISYEKMSKSKYNGADPNACIAMHGPDATRAHILFQSPIEDVLRWDEEKIVGVERWLQRVIKLSQDFSAFGTFTSDFATPEDMNEEEVKFHNDMQKYLGSVTKSFEKYLSLNTVISDYMKITNLIENAKNKEKVSKELLMLNLRKFISILYPIVPSITEEAAEIIKSSQSGLKNWNHYEWPHIEKVTEWKYKHYQVVINGRVKFIYTDEKDLFKKGREYVYERLLLDTEGKKYLANRTYDKMILKYNVISFVFKKKKMPKQDERKIYF
- the SMC6 gene encoding DNA repair protein SMC6 (similar to Saccharomyces cerevisiae SMC6 (YLR383W); ancestral locus Anc_4.237); its protein translation is MSATTMPFKRPLKEVEDELLNLAAEEVDKDKRQKQKKRRHNFAHMTQYSSTMNERDLVEEGSIQEESPSGSLKKVILRNFMCHENFEMELGPRLNFIVGNNGSGKSAILTAIAVGLGVKASETNRGVSLKDLIREGSYSAKITLYLDNSRIGSYKSDVYGDTIIIERTLKRDGPPSFSLKTKEGEEISSRKKDVQSVLDYFSIPISNPMCFLSQDAARSFLTAGSPHDKYMQFMKGTLLQNIDDDLNHAKVIHKNSEESMKLHLEKLRELKAEYEDAKKLIKEINQTSTLNERKMLLQGRSLWMDIDQNYKAVEKLKNDMKTCQTKIEKLTNKVNEKEKGIEKYTIDNESAQALIEENVINVNNREQEHQLAREAVRNVRAEFEKKKANEAEAQKNIESCKKKIEALDKTIAHLEENFRREMGGDKDQLREELADLEMQNTELNTQVNALTINLQDVQNEEREVVQQRQADVQQLERSIQNQKIQIQRTVESNNNFLSNFDPKMEYLLKVLKQRQREFEVPPIGPLGNYITIKKDFSKWTRAIQKAISSSLSSFVVVSQKDQRLLRDIERSCNMRANIPVISYKLNVFNFSAGRARCQYPTIVDAIEFATPELECLLVDMNKIEKVVLIDDYKEARNFLRARPQNVTMALSLRDQRTGFQLTGGFRLDTIVYEDRIKMKTGTDDGSSYMRDSLNQEMEELRNVKNQYDTKISEKRSQLRDIDRELSNLRQQIKQNNSRTTLLRINIGKVVDTGVLTSKQDERKNQEQAIAGYEAAIALLKTNLEEITGRALSMKEKYDESRTALKTANEELQQLKENVNNRESRIARFKDDIKQYNEKANAYSEAIKRIEVNISSLGEGIESQVRNASKFCSREDADKEDLPNDQVAIRTELEQITRQIRKCEQNLGLSQDKIVDLFNQTRSKYKQGQEKYDLLKRALHTLKSSLEKRLEVFKNRRYVTCLEANHSFIGSMKRRNFKGMLKFDFQKALLDIKACSRDDPEERDVDTLSGGEKSFSQMALLLATWAPMRSRITALDEFDVFMDQVNRKIGTGLIVKTLKDNARTQTIIITPQDIGKIAHIDSTGVNIHRMRDPERQNNSNYFN
- the CTF3 gene encoding Ctf3p (similar to Saccharomyces cerevisiae CTF3 (YLR381W); ancestral locus Anc_4.235), with product MPITFNEALTKLLNSEATTDQWQVKQYLQKIRSHTAKHGVSSNQILLLIRYVCQTTVISEDVKLDIIGNCLIPNDYMNYDIIEEILSHLGSPTIFSPHKIRPSKNVQISLCRWLVHVFLLLPKTANDECLSTLIHLWKFDYIQTWISYLIIWYTERSKQIKQWRIKLLVKTAKKPGYTNAAANASLILKRYMSIVGTSEKISRLISQLTYKTEDLKSLQNLQFDKVFIGKLEKVLIQEAPNRFSKYIIEDKLELFIAQLRDSDIDPRKLNFRSNVPEDTSNLYNIYTLHQLYQNWSDIRLPKNVEPLFPLSRHNIIQFYPLALYRENLSSGNKNFEEFWSQMYNWLLINLRNCFQKKLTTSTERNILFYNIIKNCQVFSVFVPRILNDFLTLENFLADTNLFVALCERLFPLVIPPNDLPDFRNRLLKILAICHLSKTAKGDQSFCSNTRTFPAVCHSMIRMFENWITQYADRTDIIEFSLDLLNDLRKLLLANLKHSQDDRNVSICLMILLNVLSSVSYKHERDTTAYSNFLEKLILKNYTVNKLITFDDPILMDACCKYLIGIKNLLLDRPATDIYVQLQNQYIMDTTNYLWRNKIISSRKFFNIPSDFIKAFSENLLSQTPNLKPKSIYSITGISAFSYVTLVAERTLEERYHTNIQYHELLTEEGFKRFSELIAERADGTSNVWIPNVETFTDLKTELVKQLKKMAPYGNTALFLFTYLKSLSKYKDSS